One SAR86 cluster bacterium genomic window carries:
- the yidD gene encoding membrane protein insertion efficiency factor YidD, producing the protein MLKIFNYLLIVPIKLYQILLSPLIGPSCRFTPTCSNYAIEAINKHGPFKGLWLAIKRITKCHPWGDSGHDPVP; encoded by the coding sequence ATGCTAAAAATTTTTAATTATTTGTTGATTGTTCCTATTAAGCTTTATCAAATACTTTTATCACCATTAATTGGACCAAGTTGTAGATTTACTCCAACATGCTCTAACTACGCAATTGAAGCAATTAATAAGCATGGCCCATTCAAAGGTCTTTGGCTTGCAATAAAGAGAATTACAAAGTGCCATCCATGGGGGGATTCAGGGCACGATCCCGTACCTTAA